From Azospirillum brasilense:
GACAAAGCCCCGCCAGGGGCGGCGGCGCAGGCGGCGGAGGCCGGGGTCGCCGCCTTCGTGCTGGACGGGTTGCATCCCGCCCGCGTGCGGCCGATCCTGGAAACCGCGCTGGCCAGATTCGCTGCTTTTGAAACGCTGAAACGCGAACGCGACGAGGCGCGCACACAGCTCGCCGACCGCAAGCTGATCGAGCGGGCGAAGGGCATCCTGATGCAGCAGAAGTCCCTAACGGAGGAGGCGGCCTACAACGCCCTGCGCAAGGCGGCCATGAAGCAGGGCCGCCGCATCGCCGACATCGCGCAAAGCGTCATCACCGCCGCCCAGATCGAGCTTTGACGCGTTTCAAAACAAGGACTTCAGGCGGAAATGATACTGAACAGATATTTCACTTCCTAGACTGGAAGGCCGATGTTCGAGCGGCCTTGTGACGGTGTGTCCCAACAACAATGCCAAAGCTTGCGAGTCGCGACAAGCCGTCCAATGAGCACGATGGATGACCTGATGAGAAGGACGTCGTCGCCAATGCCGGCTCAGACGGTTTGTGGAACCCGAGCGATCACCTTGATCTCGAAGTCGAAACCGGCGAGCCACGTCACGCCGACGGCAGTCCAGTTGGGATAGGGCTTCTCCGGAAACATCCGGTCTTTGACCGACAGAACGGTCTCGAACTGGGCCTCCGGATCGGTGTGGAACGTCGTTACGTCCACGATATCGTCAAACGTGCCGCCGGCAGCTTTCAGAACCTCGCGAAGGTTGTCGAAAGCCAGTTGAACCTGCTTCGCGAAGTCAGGCTCGGGCGAACCGTCCTCGCGTCCGCCGACCTGCCCCGAGATGAAGATCAGATCGCCGGATCGGATGGCCGCGGAGTAGCGATGGATTTCGTAGAGCGCCTGCCGGCCGGCAGGAAAGATGGCGTCGCGCTTGGACATCGGTGTCTCCCGTTCGGATTGGACTTGGAGCAGGAGATAGCAGCCGAACAGGTGCGCGATTAGACGTTGAAATCGGCACAGGTTGATGCAAAATCGCCATCAATGACGCGCCCCTCCCTGAACGACCTCAGCGCCTTCGTGGCCGTCGCCACCCACCGCAGCTTTCGTCGCGCGGCGGACGAGCTGGGAACGGCGCCATCCACGCTGAGCCACGCGATGCGGGGTCTTGAGGATCGGCTGGGCGTGCGCCTCCTCAACCGCACGACCCGCAGCGTTTCGCCGACCGAAGCGGGGCTTGAACTGCTCGGCCGCCTGCAGATTGCCCTGGCATCGTTGGACGAAGCGCTGGACGTCGCCTCTGCTTTTCGGGGCAACGTGGCCGGCCGGGTCCGGATCAACGCGCCGCGCGTGGCCGCCGCGGCCCTCGTCCGCA
This genomic window contains:
- a CDS encoding ANTAR domain-containing response regulator — encoded protein: MANKPLTILVAGPDADATRPVEDGLAGAGGRDRVADRIVVVHGLADLPARLAALAPDAVVAVLETSAPAALDGVFRLARSGACAVVLFADKAPPGAAAQAAEAGVAAFVLDGLHPARVRPILETALARFAAFETLKRERDEARTQLADRKLIERAKGILMQQKSLTEEAAYNALRKAAMKQGRRIADIAQSVITAAQIEL
- a CDS encoding RidA family protein, which codes for MSKRDAIFPAGRQALYEIHRYSAAIRSGDLIFISGQVGGREDGSPEPDFAKQVQLAFDNLREVLKAAGGTFDDIVDVTTFHTDPEAQFETVLSVKDRMFPEKPYPNWTAVGVTWLAGFDFEIKVIARVPQTV